Proteins found in one Magnolia sinica isolate HGM2019 chromosome 5, MsV1, whole genome shotgun sequence genomic segment:
- the LOC131245514 gene encoding beta-glucuronosyltransferase GlcAT14A-like: MNRKSAFPLIIISIIFAFLLMMSSNMNSILSIHGVNSVLSKFQARLIENEIDPIFVESEISSTPPSDRSIPRLAYLISGSKGDLEQLWRTLHALYHPLNQYVVHLDLESSAVERLELATRVEREPIFSKVGNVHMNTRANMVTYRGPTMIANTLQSSGLLLNKSKEWDWFINLSASDYPLVTQEDILYAFSYLPRNLNFIEHTSRLGWKENERAKPLIVDPGLYMSKKTDIFWVTQRREVPTAFKLFTGSAWMVQSRAFVEYCVWGWDNLPRTILMYYTNFLSSPESYFQTVICNAPEFAQTAINHDLHYISWDVPPRQHPHTLGVKDMAKMIRSKAPFARKFNQSDPVLDMIDATLLGRRNGSFTPGGWCTGDPPCSGTRESYRLLPGPGALRLASLMDRMVRSGLYIQHQCK, translated from the exons ATGAACAGGAAATCAGCATTCCCTCTCATTATAATCTCAATCATCTTTGCTTTCCTTCTCATGATGTCCTCCAACATGAACTCCATTTTATCGATCCACGGCGTCAATTCAGTTTTATCAAAATTCCAAGCTCGtttaattgaaaatgagatagaccCCATCTTCGTAGAATCGGAGATTTCATCGACCCCACCGTCAGATCGCTCCATCCCTCGGCTGGCATATCTGATATCTGGATCTAAAGGCGATTTAGAGCAGCTTTGGAGGACTCTGCATGCATTATATCACCCTTTGAACCAGTATGTAGTGCATTTGGACTTGGAATCGTCGGCTGTTGAAAGATTGGAACTTGCAACCCGTGTGGAGAGGGAACCGATCTTCTCGAAGGTTGGAAATGTACACATGAATACTAGAGCTAATATGGTCACTTACAGAGGACCGACGATGATCGCAAATACCCTCCAATCCAGTGGTCTTCTTCTCAACAAAAGCAAGGAATGGGACTGGTTTATAAATCTCAGCGCTTCTGATTATCCATTGGTGACGCAAGAAG ACATTCTCTACGCATTTTCCTACCTGCCGAGAAATCTGAATTTCATAGAGCACACTAGTCGCCTCGGGTGGAAGGA GAATGAAAGGGCAAAGCCATTGATAGTAGATCCTGGACTTTACATGTCGAAAAAGACTGACATTTTCTGGGTTACACAACGGAGAGAAGTACCGACTGCATTTAAGTTATTTACAG GTTCTGCTTGGATGGTTCAATCACGTGCCTTTGTGGAATACTGCGTGTGGGGTTGGGACAACCTTCCAAGAACCATACTCATGTACTACACCAACTTCCTTTCCTCTCCTGAGAGCTACTTCCAAACGGTCATCTGCAATGCGCCTGAGTTCGCACAGACAGCCATCAATCACGACCTGCACTACATCTCATGGGATGTGCCACCGAGGCAGCACCCCCACACCCTCGGCGTCAAAGACATGGCCAAGATGATAAGAAGCAAAGCCCCTTTTGCACGTAAGTTCAACCAAAGCGACCCAGTGTTGGACATGATCGATGCCACACTCCTTGGCCGGAGAAATGGGAGCTTCACCCCAGGTGGTTGGTGCACTGGTGACCCCCCATGCTCAGGAACCAGAGAGTCGTATCGCCTGCTGCCAGGTCCTGGAGCTCTTAGGCTGGCGAGCCTGATGGATAGGATGGTCCGATCAGGTTTGTATATCCAGCACCAGTGCAAATAA
- the LOC131245513 gene encoding serine/threonine/tyrosine-protein kinase HT1-like, with translation MEEGNSSWVRRVKYSHTVYHRLDSSRLPSVTFSLQTNCNPVLKPKISNTPPGSVVNRLSGVVRNDPRRAPVKQRSKSPLPEIALSDEFEEARSDRQRFSTPGPRRKEPDKRGIGRLFSGQASDSQTRALGKLSSVKIPDKLSSTKITGKMKNRKETSWVKYFDHGGGRVSAVDTMPTVDTTEEWMVDLSKLFLGLRFASGAHSRLYHGIYKDQPVAVKMITVPDDDENGAMAARLEKQFTTEVSVLVHLHHRNVIKLVAACRKPPVFCIITEYLSGGSFRSLLHKLEHKALPLPKLVAISLDIARGMEYVHSQGVIHRDLKPENILFDEEFCLKIADFGIACEAAYCDSVAENPGTYRWMAPEMIKHKPYGRKVDVYSFGLVLWEMVTGTIPYEEMTPVQAAFAVVNKNLRPTIPANCPAALRALIEQCWSLYPEKRPEFWQIVKVLEQFESSLTSDGTINLVLNSTCPDQKKRLVHWIQKLTHVNPDSLSKSKHS, from the exons ATGGAGGAAGGGAACAGTTCGTGGGTTAGGAGGGTGAAATATTCGCATACAGTCTATCATCGGTTGGATTCTTCTAGATTGCCATCTGTTACGTTCTCTCTTCAAACCAATTGCAATCCTGTGTTAAAGCCTAAGATTTCGAACACACCTCCCGGATCGGTGGTCAATCGTTTATCAGGAGTAGTTCGAAATGATCCGAGAAGAGCCCCTGTCAAACAGAGATCAAAATCTCCTCTTCCGGAAATTGCTCTTTCAGATGAATTCGAGGAAGCTAGGTCTGATAGGCAGCGGTTTTCGACCCCCGGTCCCAGGAGAAAAGAACCCGATAAGAGAGGTATTGGTAGATTATTTTCTGGACAGGCCTCTGATTCTCAGACGCGTGCTCTAGGGAAGTTATCTTCCGTGAAAATCCCTGATAAATTATCTTCGACGAAGATCACGGGGAAAATGAAGAATCGGAAAGAGACTTCATGGGTGAAGTACTTCGACCATGGAGGGGGAAGGGTCTCGGCTGTAGACACCATGCCAACCGTGGATACTACGGAGGAATGGATGGTGGATCTTTCAAAGTTGTTCCTTGGGCTTAGGTTCGCCTCTGGCGCTCACAGCAGGCTTTACCATGGGATTTATAAAGACCAGCCAGTTGCAGTGAAGATGATCACAGTACCAGATGATGACGAAAATGGAGCCATGGCGGCTCGGTTGGAGAAGCAGTTTACTACAGAAGTCTCTGTCTTGGTTCATCTTCACCATCGAAATGTGATAAAG TTAGTAGCAGCATGTAGGAAGCCTCCCGTCTTTTGTATCATCACAGAGTATCTTTCGGGCGGTTCCTTCAGGTCACTCCTGCACAAACTCGAGCACAAAGCTCTTCCTCTACCAAAATTGGTAGCAATTTCTCTAGATATTGCTCGGGGCATGGAATATGTTCACTCACAAGGGGTGATTCACCGCGACCTCAAACCTGAGAATATCCTATTTGATGAAGAATTTTGCTTGAAGATTGCTGACTTCGGAATAGCCTGCGAGGCAGCATATTGTGATTCTGTGGCTGAAAATCCAGGGACCTATCGATGGATGGCACCTGAGATGATCAAACACAAGCCCTATGGCAGGAAGGTTGATGTGTACAGCTTTGGACTTGTGTTATGGGAGATGGTGACAGGGACAATCCCATATGAGGAGATGACACCTGTCCAGGCAGCCTTTGCCGTGGTGAATAAG AACCTGAGGCCCACCATTCCTGCTAACTGTCCAGCTGCCCTTCGAGCTTTGATCGAGCAATGCTGGTCATTGTATCCAGAGAAAAGGCCTGAGTTTTGGCAAATTGTGAAGGTATTGGAGCAGTTTGAATCTTCACTTACTTCTGATGGCACAATAAACCTGGTTCTGAACTCAACCTGCCCAGATCAAAAGAAGCGGCTTGTTCATTGGATTCAGAAGCTTACCCATGTGAATCCTGATAGTCTATCAAAGAGTAAACACTCCTGA